One stretch of Saccharomonospora xinjiangensis XJ-54 DNA includes these proteins:
- a CDS encoding dienelactone hydrolase family protein, translated as MTQTHTHTQDYEREDGRALRLTYAEPDGAVRGGLVVLHEVGGVTDAARLLVASLAAEGWLAAAPHIDGDGPDGVLGASLLAATDTTLAWLVDRGVRGDQVGVVGFDLGGTAALVVAANRELGAAVSVGGRGISSPATTGLPALVDIAGSLVSPWLGLYGDNGDEAGQAELNTLKEEAGKSKVATNVVCYAGASHRFDTDPEAAAEAWQRTLSWFDAHLR; from the coding sequence ATGACGCAGACGCACACGCACACGCAGGACTACGAGCGAGAAGACGGGCGCGCGCTGAGGTTGACCTATGCAGAACCGGACGGCGCCGTGCGTGGCGGGCTTGTTGTCCTTCACGAGGTGGGCGGCGTGACCGATGCCGCGCGGCTGCTGGTCGCCTCGCTCGCGGCCGAGGGCTGGCTCGCGGCAGCGCCGCACATCGACGGTGACGGCCCCGACGGCGTCCTCGGCGCGTCCCTGCTCGCCGCCACGGACACCACACTGGCGTGGTTGGTCGATCGAGGTGTGCGTGGTGATCAGGTGGGCGTCGTCGGTTTCGACCTCGGTGGCACGGCGGCGTTGGTGGTGGCAGCGAATCGCGAGCTCGGTGCCGCCGTGAGCGTCGGTGGCCGGGGCATCAGCTCGCCCGCCACCACGGGGCTGCCGGCACTCGTGGACATCGCGGGCTCGCTCGTCAGCCCGTGGCTCGGCCTCTACGGCGACAACGGCGACGAGGCGGGGCAGGCGGAGCTGAACACGTTGAAGGAGGAGGCCGGGAAGTCGAAGGTCGCCACCAACGTCGTGTGCTACGCGGGCGCGAGCCACCGTTTCGACACCGATCCCGAGGCGGCGGCCGAGGCGTGGCAGCGGACGCTGTCCTGGTTCGACGCGCACCTGCGCTGA
- a CDS encoding ATP-binding protein — MTETKPPTSSIGAQDDIELRLGASLVHLPIIRSVAASIAMRVDFDLDSIADLRLAVDEACSTLITRAVPGSTMVCRFTIDENQLLFRGAVTSGEAEAPSTTSFGWKVLTTLADSASAWAEENTEDGQGTWIHIELAKRKPAFT, encoded by the coding sequence GTGACCGAGACCAAGCCGCCGACGAGCAGCATCGGCGCGCAGGACGACATCGAACTCCGGCTCGGCGCGAGCCTGGTGCACCTACCCATCATCCGGTCGGTCGCCGCGAGCATCGCGATGCGAGTGGATTTCGACCTGGATTCCATCGCCGATCTGCGGCTCGCGGTTGACGAGGCGTGCTCGACGCTCATCACCCGCGCCGTCCCGGGCAGCACGATGGTCTGCCGCTTCACGATCGACGAGAACCAATTGCTGTTCCGGGGCGCCGTCACCTCGGGCGAGGCGGAAGCCCCCAGCACCACGTCGTTCGGCTGGAAGGTGCTCACCACGCTGGCGGACTCGGCCTCGGCTTGGGCGGAGGAGAACACCGAGGACGGGCAGGGGACCTGGATCCACATCGAGCTCGCGAAACGGAAGCCGGCTTTTACGTGA
- the hisC gene encoding histidinol-phosphate transaminase: MSAIPTRADLAALPAYVPGRTVPGAIKLASNEVPGGPLPSVAEAITRASREINRYPDMGAWALVERLASEFDVPTSQVAVGCGSVSLCQQFVQALCAPGDEVLFAWRSFEAYPIVTQVGNATPVRVPLTPSHTHDLDAMLAAITPKTRLVFVCNPNNPTGTAVRTEELTRFLDAVPSDVLVVLDEAYREFVTDPDVPDGMEFARTRPNVAALRTFSKAYGLAGLRVGYAVASEPVIEALRKVYVAFSVNALAQSAALASLDAKDELLARCAEIVGERTRVRDALLGMGYEVPETMANFVWLPLRERTAEFAEHALDHKIVVRPFAGEGVRVTIGTAEENDVFLEAARAYLA, from the coding sequence ATGTCCGCGATCCCGACACGCGCCGACCTCGCCGCCCTTCCCGCCTACGTTCCGGGACGGACCGTCCCCGGGGCCATCAAACTCGCCAGCAACGAGGTCCCCGGCGGGCCACTGCCGAGCGTGGCCGAGGCCATCACCAGGGCGAGCAGGGAGATCAACCGTTACCCCGACATGGGCGCATGGGCTCTCGTCGAGCGCCTTGCGAGCGAGTTCGACGTGCCGACCTCCCAGGTGGCCGTCGGCTGTGGCTCGGTGTCGCTGTGCCAGCAGTTCGTGCAGGCACTGTGCGCCCCTGGCGACGAGGTGCTGTTCGCGTGGCGTTCCTTCGAGGCGTACCCGATCGTCACGCAGGTCGGTAACGCCACACCGGTGCGCGTTCCACTGACGCCGTCGCACACCCACGACCTCGACGCCATGCTCGCGGCCATCACGCCGAAGACCCGGCTCGTGTTCGTGTGCAACCCGAACAACCCCACGGGCACGGCGGTGCGCACCGAGGAGCTGACGCGCTTCCTCGACGCCGTTCCCTCCGATGTTCTCGTGGTGCTCGACGAGGCGTATCGCGAATTCGTCACCGACCCCGACGTGCCTGACGGCATGGAGTTCGCCCGCACCAGGCCCAACGTGGCTGCGCTGCGCACGTTCTCGAAGGCGTACGGGCTGGCCGGTCTGCGGGTCGGGTACGCGGTGGCGTCGGAGCCGGTGATCGAGGCGCTCCGCAAGGTGTACGTGGCGTTCAGCGTCAACGCGCTCGCCCAGTCGGCCGCGCTCGCCTCCCTCGACGCGAAGGACGAGCTGCTCGCCAGGTGCGCCGAGATCGTCGGCGAACGCACGCGCGTGCGCGACGCGCTTCTCGGCATGGGATACGAGGTTCCCGAGACGATGGCGAACTTCGTGTGGCTGCCGCTTCGCGAGCGCACGGCCGAGTTCGCCGAGCACGCCCTCGACCACAAGATCGTGGTGCGCCCGTTCGCGGGCGAGGGAGTGCGGGTCACCATCGGCACGGCCGAGGAGAACGACGTCTTCCTGGAAGCCGCGCGCGCCTACCTGGCGTGA
- a CDS encoding LysE family translocator yields MEQFLAVAIAHFLALLIPGVDFFLIARTAMTSGWRNATGACLGIATSNGIFIIAAFSGVALVSHPVLLNAIQLAGGSFLVFVGVAFLSSKASIDLEQDPSAERTTWLRNFGLGIASGLLNPKNALFYVSLAAAVSTASPPALVFYGTWMFTVVLVWDVFVAVVLGSRRALARMGRVLPWLTRLAGGFLVLFGGGMIVSLVALLLG; encoded by the coding sequence ATGGAGCAGTTCCTCGCCGTCGCCATCGCGCACTTTTTGGCCCTGCTGATTCCTGGTGTTGACTTCTTTCTCATCGCCCGCACCGCGATGACCAGTGGCTGGCGCAACGCCACCGGCGCATGCCTCGGCATCGCCACGTCGAACGGGATCTTCATCATCGCGGCGTTCTCCGGCGTCGCGCTGGTCTCCCACCCGGTGCTGCTGAACGCGATCCAACTGGCGGGCGGGAGCTTCCTCGTCTTCGTCGGAGTCGCGTTCCTCAGCTCGAAAGCATCCATCGACCTCGAACAAGACCCCAGCGCCGAGCGCACCACGTGGTTGAGGAACTTCGGGCTCGGTATCGCCTCCGGGCTGCTGAACCCGAAGAACGCGCTGTTCTATGTCAGCCTCGCCGCGGCCGTCTCCACTGCCTCACCTCCGGCACTGGTGTTCTACGGCACGTGGATGTTCACGGTCGTGCTCGTCTGGGACGTTTTCGTCGCTGTCGTGCTCGGTTCCAGGCGCGCTCTCGCCAGGATGGGCCGTGTTCTGCCGTGGCTCACCAGACTCGCGGGCGGCTTCCTCGTCCTGTTCGGTGGCGGCATGATCGTCAGCCTCGTCGCCCTCCTCCTGGGGTAG
- a CDS encoding sulfite exporter TauE/SafE family protein — translation MIWWHAVVITVAGVWAGMINAVVGSGTLVTFPVLVALGYPPVTATTSNAIGLAPGSISGAVGYRHELRGQRTRLLRFTPASLIGALCGAVLLLSLPADAFETVVPALVGLAVVLVIVQPKVSSWVLRRREEREQSGAAEAAYGGWLVLGLIFLIGVYGGYFTAAQGVMLMAVMGMLLNETLQRLNAVKNVLSAVVNVVAGTVYAFVAPVNWIVVALLAVGSVAGGLLGAKVGRRLSPTALRAVIVIVGLAAMVQLVVRQL, via the coding sequence ATGATCTGGTGGCATGCCGTCGTGATCACCGTGGCCGGTGTGTGGGCGGGAATGATCAATGCGGTTGTCGGCTCGGGAACGCTCGTGACGTTCCCCGTACTGGTGGCGCTCGGCTACCCGCCGGTGACGGCCACGACGTCGAACGCGATCGGGCTCGCCCCGGGCAGCATCAGCGGTGCCGTCGGCTACCGGCACGAGTTGCGCGGACAGCGGACGCGGCTGCTGCGCTTCACACCCGCGTCACTGATCGGCGCGCTCTGCGGGGCTGTCCTGCTGCTGTCGTTGCCGGCCGATGCCTTCGAGACCGTGGTGCCCGCGCTCGTCGGTCTCGCCGTGGTGCTCGTCATCGTGCAGCCGAAGGTGTCGAGCTGGGTCCTCCGCAGGCGTGAGGAGCGCGAGCAGTCGGGTGCGGCGGAGGCAGCCTACGGCGGATGGCTCGTGCTCGGCCTGATCTTCCTGATCGGCGTGTACGGCGGCTACTTCACCGCAGCCCAGGGCGTCATGTTGATGGCTGTGATGGGCATGCTGCTCAACGAGACGCTCCAGCGGCTCAACGCCGTGAAGAACGTGCTGTCGGCCGTGGTCAACGTCGTGGCAGGCACCGTCTACGCCTTCGTGGCGCCCGTGAACTGGATCGTCGTCGCGCTGCTGGCCGTCGGCTCCGTCGCGGGAGGGCTGCTCGGCGCCAAGGTCGGACGCAGGCTCTCGCCCACCGCGCTTCGGGCCGTCATCGTGATCGTCGGTCTTGCCGCGATGGTGCAGCTCGTCGTCAGACAGCTGTGA
- a CDS encoding acetoacetate--CoA ligase, with amino-acid sequence MSADDADVAEGLSGVPEVLWRPAPEQVEGSRIADFRRWLGETRGVSVADYGELWSYSVDSLPGFWSAVAEYFGVRWHDAPGEVLKDQRMPGARWFPGGTLNYAEHALRGLAGAEKGDDELAVVFRREDGVERLITYGRLRAEVASARAALRELGVGKGDRVVALAPNCPQTLVAFLAAASLGATWSSCSPDFGVRAVTDRFAQIAPKVLIAVNGYVYNGRSFDVRPTIERLRSQLPGLEATVVVDYEGGGRVQGALDWNTLLARHVGAELEFDPVEFDHPLWVLYSSGTTGLPKGIVQGHGGITVEHLKTLALHCDLGEGERFFWFTTTGWMMWNFLVSGLLVGSTVVLYDGSPAHPDPRTLWRLAEQHRITYFGTSAPFVQTCLKERLRPAEEFDLSSMRALGSTGAPLTVEGFRWIADEVGRDVQICSVSGGTDVCTAFLGAAPDVPVWLGELSCRMLGAAVEAYDEAGRPVVDEVGELVLTKPMPSMPVFFWNDPDGKKLREAYFDDFPGVWRHGDWVKVTERGSAIIYGRSDSTLNRGGVRMGTAEFYRVVEGFDEVLDSLVIDTSAGEEGELLCFLVLAEGASLRVLEPRLRGELRKALSPRHVPDRFVPVDAVPRTLNGKKCEVPVKKILKGVDPDRAVSRDALANPEALRPFVAYASRE; translated from the coding sequence ATGAGTGCTGACGACGCTGACGTTGCCGAGGGCCTCTCCGGCGTTCCCGAGGTTCTGTGGCGGCCTGCACCTGAGCAGGTCGAGGGCAGTCGCATCGCGGACTTCCGGCGCTGGCTCGGCGAAACGCGCGGGGTGAGCGTCGCCGACTACGGCGAGTTGTGGTCGTACTCGGTGGACTCGCTGCCCGGATTCTGGTCGGCGGTGGCGGAGTACTTCGGTGTGCGGTGGCACGACGCCCCCGGCGAGGTGCTGAAGGACCAGCGCATGCCGGGCGCGCGCTGGTTTCCCGGCGGCACACTCAACTACGCCGAGCACGCGCTGCGCGGGCTCGCGGGCGCGGAGAAGGGCGACGACGAACTCGCTGTCGTCTTTCGGCGTGAGGACGGCGTCGAACGGCTGATCACCTACGGCAGGTTGCGCGCCGAGGTGGCCTCGGCGAGAGCCGCGCTGCGCGAACTCGGTGTCGGCAAGGGCGATCGGGTGGTCGCGCTGGCGCCGAACTGCCCGCAGACGCTGGTGGCGTTCCTCGCCGCCGCGAGCCTCGGCGCCACGTGGTCCTCGTGCTCGCCCGACTTCGGGGTACGCGCGGTTACCGACCGCTTCGCGCAGATCGCACCGAAGGTGCTGATCGCCGTCAACGGCTACGTCTACAACGGGCGGTCGTTCGACGTTCGGCCCACCATCGAACGGCTGCGGTCGCAGCTACCCGGCCTCGAAGCCACGGTCGTCGTGGACTACGAAGGCGGTGGGCGTGTGCAGGGCGCCCTCGACTGGAACACGCTGCTCGCCCGGCACGTCGGCGCGGAGCTGGAGTTCGACCCTGTCGAGTTCGATCACCCGCTGTGGGTGCTGTATTCGTCCGGCACGACCGGCTTGCCGAAGGGCATCGTGCAGGGGCACGGCGGCATCACGGTCGAGCACTTGAAGACGCTGGCCCTGCACTGCGACCTCGGTGAAGGCGAGCGGTTCTTCTGGTTCACGACAACGGGCTGGATGATGTGGAACTTCCTCGTCTCCGGCCTGCTCGTCGGTTCGACCGTCGTCCTCTACGACGGCAGCCCCGCTCACCCGGATCCACGGACACTGTGGCGGCTGGCCGAGCAGCACCGGATCACCTACTTCGGCACGTCGGCGCCGTTCGTGCAGACCTGCCTCAAGGAGCGGCTGCGCCCTGCCGAGGAGTTCGACCTTTCCTCGATGCGCGCACTCGGCTCGACGGGCGCGCCGCTGACAGTGGAAGGATTCCGCTGGATCGCCGACGAGGTGGGGCGCGACGTGCAGATCTGCTCGGTCTCCGGTGGCACGGACGTGTGCACGGCGTTCCTGGGTGCGGCGCCCGACGTGCCGGTGTGGCTGGGCGAGCTGTCGTGCCGGATGCTCGGCGCCGCGGTGGAGGCGTACGACGAGGCGGGCCGCCCCGTCGTGGACGAGGTCGGCGAGCTGGTGCTCACCAAGCCGATGCCGTCGATGCCGGTGTTCTTCTGGAACGACCCTGACGGCAAGAAGCTGCGCGAGGCGTACTTCGACGACTTCCCAGGCGTGTGGCGGCACGGAGACTGGGTCAAGGTCACCGAAAGGGGCTCGGCGATCATCTACGGTCGCAGCGACTCGACGCTCAACCGAGGTGGCGTCCGCATGGGCACCGCCGAGTTCTACCGGGTCGTCGAGGGCTTCGACGAGGTACTCGACTCGCTGGTGATCGACACGTCGGCAGGGGAGGAAGGGGAGCTGCTGTGCTTCCTCGTCCTGGCCGAAGGGGCGTCGCTCCGCGTCCTGGAGCCGCGGTTGCGCGGCGAGCTGCGCAAGGCACTGTCACCGCGCCACGTGCCCGACCGATTCGTGCCCGTGGACGCCGTGCCGAGAACACTGAACGGCAAGAAGTGCGAGGTACCGGTGAAGAAGATCCTCAAAGGCGTCGATCCTGACCGCGCCGTGAGCCGGGACGCACTCGCGAACCCCGAGGCGTTGCGGCCGTTCGTGGCGTACGCGAGCCGCGAATGA
- a CDS encoding SigB/SigF/SigG family RNA polymerase sigma factor, with product MTESTTQGSRAASDDYQHLTPLFKEFASLPEDDPRRGELRDKLVTGHLPLAEHIAQRFSGRGVAKEDLVQVARVGLINAVDRFDPARGSDFLSFAVPTVMGEVRRHFRDTGWVIRVPRRLKELHLSINNASTQLSQRLGRAPTPSEIAEHLGLTPEEVYEGLEAGNAYHSMSLDEVLSADTENLALGDTLGEEDAALAGVENHETLQPLVRQLPERERTILALRFVHNMTQTQIAERVGISQMHVSRLLARTLKKLREGLVEEDNIG from the coding sequence GTGACCGAATCGACCACACAAGGATCGCGGGCCGCGTCGGACGACTACCAGCACCTGACGCCGCTCTTCAAGGAGTTCGCCTCCCTCCCCGAGGACGACCCTCGCCGAGGTGAGCTGCGGGACAAGCTGGTGACGGGACACCTCCCGCTCGCCGAGCACATCGCGCAACGGTTCTCCGGCAGAGGTGTCGCGAAGGAAGACCTCGTGCAGGTGGCGCGGGTAGGTCTGATCAACGCGGTTGACCGCTTCGACCCCGCGCGCGGGTCGGATTTCCTCTCGTTCGCCGTTCCCACGGTGATGGGAGAGGTGCGAAGGCACTTCAGGGACACCGGGTGGGTCATCCGGGTGCCCCGGCGGCTGAAGGAACTGCACCTCTCGATCAACAACGCCAGCACCCAGCTCTCCCAGCGGCTCGGGAGGGCACCTACTCCCAGTGAGATCGCCGAGCACCTCGGGCTCACCCCCGAAGAGGTCTACGAGGGGCTCGAGGCCGGCAACGCCTACCACTCGATGTCGCTGGACGAGGTCCTCTCCGCGGACACCGAGAACCTCGCGCTCGGCGACACGCTCGGCGAGGAAGACGCGGCTCTCGCTGGCGTCGAGAACCACGAAACCCTCCAGCCGCTGGTCAGGCAGCTTCCCGAGCGGGAACGGACCATCCTGGCGTTGCGGTTCGTGCACAACATGACCCAGACCCAGATCGCGGAACGGGTCGGGATCTCGCAGATGCACGTCTCCCGGCTCCTCGCCCGCACGCTGAAGAAGCTGCGCGAGGGACTCGTCGAAGAGGACAACATCGGTTGA
- a CDS encoding GIY-YIG nuclease family protein, with product MLDDSTDIVTALLSPSRVFSRDEVLGRPSAVPKVPGVYAWYFDEVPPGVPTGGCHSGPAGVLLYIGIAPSEPPRNGKAPSRQTVRHRLRYHYRGNAYGSTLRLTLGCLLADQIGLRLRRVGSGTRLTFTSEGEQKLSDWMASHARVTWTEHHRPWEPESEAIQRLNLPLNLQGNSHNAHYSTLKALRAEHRAMARALPVA from the coding sequence GTGCTCGACGACTCAACGGACATCGTGACTGCTCTTCTCTCGCCTTCTCGCGTCTTCTCTCGCGACGAGGTGCTCGGGCGGCCGAGTGCTGTGCCGAAAGTCCCCGGGGTGTACGCCTGGTACTTCGACGAGGTGCCCCCTGGCGTACCGACCGGCGGATGCCACAGTGGTCCTGCGGGCGTGCTGCTGTACATCGGCATTGCCCCGAGCGAGCCGCCCCGCAACGGCAAGGCTCCGAGCCGACAGACGGTCCGGCATCGTCTTCGCTACCACTACCGCGGTAATGCCTACGGCTCGACCCTACGGCTGACGCTCGGTTGTCTCCTTGCTGATCAGATCGGTCTCAGGCTGCGACGCGTTGGAAGCGGTACGCGGTTGACGTTCACCTCCGAAGGGGAACAGAAGCTGAGTGACTGGATGGCCTCGCACGCTCGGGTGACGTGGACTGAGCACCACCGGCCTTGGGAACCAGAGTCCGAAGCGATCCAACGGTTGAACCTACCGCTGAACCTTCAGGGAAACAGCCACAACGCGCATTACTCGACGCTGAAGGCATTGAGAGCCGAGCACCGGGCTATGGCGAGGGCTTTGCCTGTCGCGTAG
- a CDS encoding Rv2629 family ribosome hibernation factor — protein MKTTRLRELITADGPFASVYFDDTHNTEDAAKQRELIWRELRDDLAEQGAGERLLDAMEGAVFGSAPPVGPGGRAVVAAEGKVLLEQQLTEPPARPVARVSELPYLLPLAEHGEHPPPHVVVVVDHVGADVTAVDEHGTVVDARTVEGDDTQVHKVPGGAWAHRNIQAHVEEVIRRNIEKAAEHVGSIARRIGATLVVIAGQAPARKALLDALPPTVRHHAEEVGPGARRESVGHHELESRIDDLVAEATRRRRDEVTERFESAYSMPQGLAVQGLEAVTSALRERNVETLLVGDPGDAEVLTGPDPSLVAVQEEELRQEHGVAEVGRARADEALVVAAATVSADVVSVGGSATLADGFGAILRHD, from the coding sequence GTGAAGACCACGAGGTTGCGCGAGCTGATCACGGCCGATGGCCCGTTCGCCTCGGTCTACTTCGACGACACCCACAACACCGAAGACGCGGCCAAACAGCGTGAGCTGATCTGGCGGGAGCTGCGCGACGACCTCGCGGAGCAGGGCGCGGGTGAGCGGTTGCTCGACGCGATGGAGGGCGCCGTCTTCGGCAGCGCTCCGCCCGTGGGCCCCGGTGGGCGCGCGGTCGTGGCCGCCGAGGGGAAGGTCCTCCTCGAACAGCAGCTCACCGAACCTCCCGCCCGCCCCGTGGCCAGGGTCTCGGAGCTGCCGTACCTGCTTCCCCTCGCCGAACACGGTGAGCACCCTCCCCCGCACGTGGTCGTGGTCGTGGACCACGTGGGGGCCGACGTCACAGCCGTTGACGAGCACGGCACCGTCGTCGATGCGCGTACGGTGGAGGGGGACGACACCCAGGTCCACAAGGTGCCGGGCGGTGCATGGGCGCACCGCAACATCCAGGCGCACGTCGAGGAAGTCATCAGGCGCAACATCGAGAAAGCCGCCGAGCACGTCGGGTCGATCGCCCGCCGCATCGGCGCCACGCTCGTCGTCATCGCGGGTCAGGCGCCTGCTCGCAAGGCGCTCCTCGATGCGCTGCCGCCCACGGTGCGGCATCATGCCGAGGAGGTCGGGCCCGGCGCGCGCAGGGAGAGCGTTGGTCACCACGAACTCGAATCACGTATCGACGACCTTGTCGCCGAGGCCACTCGCCGACGCAGGGACGAGGTGACCGAGCGGTTCGAGTCGGCCTACTCCATGCCGCAGGGACTGGCAGTGCAGGGCTTGGAGGCCGTCACCTCGGCGCTGCGGGAACGCAACGTCGAGACCCTTCTCGTCGGCGACCCAGGGGACGCGGAGGTCCTCACAGGCCCCGATCCCTCACTCGTCGCCGTGCAGGAGGAAGAGCTCAGGCAGGAACACGGGGTCGCCGAGGTCGGGCGGGCACGCGCCGACGAGGCCCTCGTGGTGGCGGCGGCGACCGTCAGCGCCGACGTGGTGTCGGTTGGCGGCAGCGCGACACTCGCCGACGGATTCGGCGCCATCCTGCGACACGACTAG
- the ku gene encoding non-homologous end joining protein Ku, with the protein MARAIWSGALNFGLVTVPVELYSATQDHTIHFRQFQRGTSDRIRYRRVNERTGEEVPYDEIVKGYDLGGDEYVIIEPEELDEIAPGRSRTIDIDAFVDLEEIDPIYFQKTYWLAPAKEEFGRAYSLLIEAMAKTNRAGLARFVMRGKEYIAAVRAGDGVLVLNTLLFPEDIREPRKEISKLPEVGQAREKEVDMAVSLIESMAEDWQPDEYRDTYTERVMQLIEDKRAGRTVTPAEEPREATKVVDLFEALSRSVEGRKRGAEKPGKPRERAGEAEREKPRRGRASDKKAEGEAPKSKGAAGPDLSDLTKSELDRMARDLDVKGRSKMNRAELEKAVRAASRRQERRRAS; encoded by the coding sequence GTGGCACGAGCGATCTGGAGCGGAGCCCTCAACTTCGGCCTTGTGACGGTGCCCGTCGAGCTGTACAGCGCCACCCAGGACCACACGATCCACTTCAGGCAGTTCCAGCGCGGAACGTCCGACCGCATCCGGTACCGCAGGGTCAACGAGCGCACGGGTGAGGAAGTGCCGTACGACGAGATCGTCAAGGGCTACGACCTCGGCGGCGACGAGTACGTGATCATCGAACCCGAGGAACTGGACGAGATCGCGCCAGGCCGCTCGAGGACCATCGACATCGACGCCTTCGTGGACCTCGAGGAGATCGATCCGATCTACTTCCAGAAGACCTACTGGCTCGCTCCCGCCAAGGAGGAGTTCGGCAGGGCCTACTCACTGCTCATCGAGGCCATGGCGAAGACCAACAGGGCGGGGCTGGCCAGGTTCGTGATGCGCGGCAAGGAATACATCGCGGCGGTGCGGGCGGGCGACGGCGTCCTGGTGCTCAACACGCTGCTGTTCCCCGAGGACATCAGGGAACCGAGGAAGGAGATCTCCAAACTCCCCGAGGTCGGCCAGGCCAGGGAGAAGGAGGTCGATATGGCCGTCAGCCTCATCGAGTCGATGGCGGAGGACTGGCAGCCCGACGAGTACCGCGACACCTACACGGAGCGGGTCATGCAGCTCATCGAGGACAAGCGGGCAGGCCGCACCGTCACTCCCGCCGAGGAGCCGCGCGAGGCCACGAAGGTGGTTGACCTGTTCGAAGCACTCTCCCGCAGCGTCGAGGGCCGCAAACGCGGTGCGGAGAAACCGGGGAAACCGCGCGAGCGCGCAGGCGAAGCGGAGCGGGAGAAACCCCGCCGTGGCCGCGCCTCGGACAAGAAGGCCGAGGGCGAGGCACCGAAGTCGAAAGGCGCGGCCGGCCCCGACCTTTCGGACCTCACCAAGAGCGAACTCGACCGGATGGCCCGCGATCTCGACGTCAAGGGCCGTTCGAAGATGAACCGAGCCGAGCTGGAGAAGGCGGTCAGGGCCGCGAGCAGGAGGCAGGAGCGGCGTCGCGCCTCGTGA
- a CDS encoding DNA polymerase ligase N-terminal domain-containing protein, with product MTESRPQQSLYVVERQEGGPHYELRLRLGDVTSCWVIPEPPSPAPGGKLLAIRIPDSKARRGEESQVWDTGTVGNLGDRPWEPALAEGRLSLHLRGGRLDGVFVLVRAHRSPDHEQWLLVTKATGGDRVPGPRSAATVADEPWTVA from the coding sequence TTGACCGAGTCACGGCCACAGCAGTCACTGTACGTAGTCGAGCGCCAGGAGGGTGGCCCTCACTACGAACTCCGGTTGCGGCTCGGCGACGTGACGTCGTGCTGGGTGATTCCCGAACCTCCTTCGCCCGCTCCCGGCGGCAAGCTGCTCGCCATCCGCATCCCGGACTCCAAGGCACGCCGGGGCGAGGAGTCCCAGGTCTGGGACACGGGCACGGTGGGCAATCTCGGTGACCGCCCGTGGGAACCCGCGCTCGCCGAGGGACGGCTCTCGCTCCACCTGCGCGGCGGACGGCTCGACGGGGTGTTCGTCCTGGTCCGCGCCCACCGCAGCCCCGACCACGAACAGTGGCTGCTCGTCACGAAAGCGACCGGTGGCGACCGCGTTCCGGGGCCACGTTCGGCGGCCACGGTCGCCGACGAGCCGTGGACCGTGGCCTGA